A region from the Aegilops tauschii subsp. strangulata cultivar AL8/78 chromosome 5, Aet v6.0, whole genome shotgun sequence genome encodes:
- the LOC109757180 gene encoding zinc finger AN1 domain-containing stress-associated protein 17, whose protein sequence is MARRGTEAFPDLGAHCDREDCNQLDFLPFDCDGCGKVFCTEHRAYVEHGCPRAADQGRTVVVCEACGDSIERDGADKTDAEILETHARSRRGCDPARKLKPRCPARRCKETLTFSNTSHCKGCGQKLCLKHRFPEDHECSRVSPAGAAAAARRAGDCGRDAQKTKDGGGWALPPLVRNSKMF, encoded by the coding sequence ATGGCGCGGCGGGGCACGGAGGCGTTCCCGGACCTGGGCGCGCACTGCGACAGGGAGGACTGCAACCAGCTCGACTTCCTGCCCTTCGACTGCGACGGCTGCGGCAAGGTGTTCTGCACGGAGCACCGCGCGTACGTTGAGCACGGCTGCCCGCGCGCGGCCGACCAGGGCCGCACCGTCGTCGTCTGCGAGGCCTGCGGCGACTCCATCGAGCGCGACGGGGCGGACAAGACGGATGCGGAGATCCTCGAGACGCACGCGCGGTCGCGCCGGGGCTGCGACCCGGCCAGGAAACTCAAGCCGCGCTGCCCCGCGCGGCGGTGCAAGGAGACGCTCACCTTCTCCAACACGAGCCACTGCAAGGGGTGCGGGCAGAAGCTGTGCCTCAAGCACCGGTTCCCCGAGGACCACGAGTGCTCGCGCGTGTCGCCGGCgggggccgccgccgccgcgaggaGGGCCGGCGACTGCGGCCGCGACGCGCAGAAGACCAAGGACGGCGGTGGGTGGGCGCTGCCGCCGTTGGTCCGGAATTCCAAGATGTTCTGA